From Molothrus ater isolate BHLD 08-10-18 breed brown headed cowbird chromosome 8, BPBGC_Mater_1.1, whole genome shotgun sequence, a single genomic window includes:
- the NANOS1 gene encoding nanos homolog 1, whose translation MEAFPGTKLEQHRHLPPVECLPGARYGGRSHSACGNVFNSWNDYLGLATLITKAVRPGKGFGPEPPSVVVAAAVPPAEEEEEEEEEEEEAAGPYFEGALDLHDLELCGHHHHHHHGEGLLEERFAEFSPFPGRGGPAAVVFDCSGEHPGREGSAHAWGGVVVAGRLPAHPRAASRLLKPELQVCVFCRNNKEAVALYTTHILKGPDGRVLCPVLRRYTCPLCGASGDNAHTIKYCPLSKVPAARQLRHARTALGRKGR comes from the coding sequence ATGGAGGCATTCCCGGGCAccaagctggagcagcaccGGCACCTCCCGCCCGTGGAGTGCCTGCCGGGTGCCCGCTACGGCGGCCGGAGCCACAGCGCCTGCGGGAACGTCTTCAACTCCTGGAACGACTACCTGGGGCTGGCCACGCTCATCACCAAGGCCGTGCGGCCCGGCAAGGGCTTCGGCCCCGAGCCCCCCTCGGTGGTGGTAGCGGCCGCCGTGCCGCCggccgaggaggaggaggaagaggaggaggaggaagaagaggcgGCGGGGCCGTACTTCGAGGGCGCGCTGGACTTGCACGACCTGGAGCTGTGCGggcatcaccaccaccaccatcacggcgaggggctgctggaggagcgCTTCGCCGAGTTCAGCCCCTTTCCCGggcgcggcggccccgccgccgtGGTGTTCGACTGCTCGGGGGAGCACCCGGGCCGGGAGGGCTCTGCCCACGCCTGGGGCGGCGTGGTGGTGGCGGGGCGGCTGCCGGCGCACCCGCGGGCCGCCTCCCGCCTGCTCAAGCCCGAGCTGCAGGTCTGCGTCTTCTGCCGGAACAACAAGGAGGCGGTGGCCCTCTACACCACGCACATCCTCAAAGGACCCGACGGCCGCGTCCTGTGCCCGGTGCTGCGGCGCTACACCTGCCCCCTGTGCGGCGCCAGCGGCGACAATGCCCACACCATCAAGTACTGCCCCCTGTCCAAAGTGCCGGCGGCCCGGCAGCTCCGGCACGCCCGGACCGCGCTGGGCAGGAAGGGCCGCTAG